From the genome of Nicotiana sylvestris chromosome 2, ASM39365v2, whole genome shotgun sequence, one region includes:
- the LOC104242329 gene encoding cyclin-D3-2-like produces the protein MVFPLDTQLLNPIFDGLYCEEDRFLDDHDDLGEWSCTLEQVENNLKKTLPLLECDMFWEDDQLVTLLAKEKESHLGFDCLISDGDGFLVEVRKDALDWMLRVIAHYGFTAMTAVLAVNYFDRFVSGLCFQKDKPWMSQLAAVACLSIAAKVEETQVPLLLDLQVADSRFVFEAKTIQRMELLVLSTLKWKMNPVTPLSFIDHIMRRFGFMSNIHLDFLRRCERLILGIITDSRLLHYPPSVIATAAMYFVINEIEPCNAMEYQNQLTSVLKVKQDSFEECRDLILELIGTSGYKICQGVKRKHQSVPGSPSGVIDAYFSCDSSNDSWSVASSISSSPKPQYKRIKTQDQTMTLAPLSSVSVVVGSSPR, from the exons atggtttTCCCTTTAGATACTCAGCTCCTAAATCCAATCTTTGATGGTCTTTACTGTGAGGAAGATCGGTTTTTGGATGATCATGATGATTTAGGAGAATGGTCTTGTACTTTAGAACAAgtagaaaataatttgaaaaagaCTCTACCTTTATTAGAATGTGACATGTTTTGGGAAGATGACCAGCTTGTCACTCTTTTAGCTAAGGAAAAAGAGTCCCATTTGGGTTTTGATTGTTTAATCTCAGATGGAGATGGGTTTTTAGTAGAGGTTAGAAAAGATGCATTAGATTGGATGTTGAGGGTCATTGCTCACTATGGTTTCACTGCTATGACTGCTGTTTTAGCTGTGAATTATTTTGATAGGTTTGTATCTGGACTCTGCTTTCAGAAAGATAAGCCTTGGATGAGTCAACTTGCGGCTGTGGCTTGTCTTTCTATTGCTGCTAAAGTGGAAGAGACCCAAGTCCCCCTTCTCTTAGACCTTCAA GTGGCTGATTCAAGATTTGTGTTTGAGGCAAAGACTATTCAGAGAATGGAACTCTTGGTGCTCTCCACTCTTAAGTGGAAAATGAATCCTGTGACACCGTTATCTTTCATTGATCATATCATGAGGAGATTTGGATTCATGAGCAATATACATTTGGATTTTCTTAGGAGATGTGAACGCCTCATTCTTGGTATTATCACTG ATTCTAGGCTCTTGCATTATCCTCCATCTGTTATTGCAACTGCAGCAATGTATTTTGTGATCAATGAAATTGAGCCTTGCAATGCAATGGAATACCAGAATCAGCTCACGAGTGTTCTTAAAGTCAAACAG GATAGTTTTGAAGAATGCCGTGACCTTATTCTAGAGCTAATAGGCACTTCTGGCTACAAAATCTGCCAAGGCGTCAAGCGCAAACATCAATCTGTACCTGGCAGTCCAAGTGGTGTTATCGATGCATATTTTAGTTGCGACAGCTCTAATGATTCGTGGTCAGTAGCATCTTCGATTTCATCCTCACCAAAACCTCAGTATAAGAGGATTAAAACTCAGGATCAGACAATGACACTGGCTCCACTGAGTTCTGTTTCTGTTGTTGTGGGCAGTAGTCCTCGTTGA